In the genome of Acetobacter oryzifermentans, one region contains:
- the tauD gene encoding taurine dioxygenase, which yields MSLSSHHLDISRISSPILHGAKPGIDTGQMSVTPLSPAIGAIVSGINLAQPLTSEAENRLRELLLRHQVLFFRNQTITPREQRDFAQHFGPLHLHPIYPTVAEAPEIIVLDTEQNDLKDNALWHTDVTFSQTPPLGAVLAARHLPPSGGDTLWASATAAYDALSDGMKQRLEHLTALHDFTHSFPLSRFGRTEAEKEKWLRTREQLPPVEHPVIRIHPETNKRAIFVNEGFTTEVCGLEIEESAALLRFLFQHLSKPEFSVRWTWQEGDVAFWDNRATQHYAVDDYRPHRRIMHRATILGDRPFGPDITQQQKH from the coding sequence GTGTCACTTTCTTCTCATCATCTTGATATCAGCCGTATTTCTTCTCCTATTCTTCATGGCGCAAAGCCGGGTATCGACACTGGGCAGATGAGCGTAACGCCGCTTTCGCCAGCCATTGGTGCCATTGTATCTGGTATAAACCTTGCTCAACCGCTTACGTCTGAAGCGGAAAACAGGTTGCGGGAATTGCTGCTAAGGCATCAGGTTCTGTTCTTCAGGAACCAGACCATAACACCGCGTGAGCAACGTGATTTTGCCCAACATTTTGGCCCACTACATCTCCATCCTATTTATCCGACCGTTGCAGAAGCGCCTGAAATTATTGTTTTGGATACAGAGCAGAACGATCTTAAGGATAATGCGCTGTGGCATACGGATGTAACGTTTAGCCAGACACCACCTCTAGGTGCTGTATTGGCGGCACGTCATCTTCCACCTTCTGGGGGGGACACATTATGGGCGAGTGCAACTGCTGCGTATGATGCTCTTTCAGACGGAATGAAGCAGCGGCTGGAACATCTGACAGCCTTGCATGACTTTACACATTCCTTTCCACTTTCTCGCTTTGGGCGGACAGAAGCGGAGAAAGAAAAATGGTTGCGTACGCGTGAGCAACTACCCCCGGTAGAACACCCCGTTATCCGTATTCATCCAGAAACCAATAAGCGGGCCATTTTTGTAAATGAAGGTTTCACCACGGAAGTGTGCGGTCTGGAAATAGAAGAAAGCGCCGCTTTACTGCGTTTTTTATTCCAACACCTCAGTAAACCGGAGTTTAGCGTGCGTTGGACATGGCAGGAAGGGGATGTTGCTTTTTGGGATAATCGCGCCACACAGCATTATGCTGTGGATGATTATCGTCCACATCGCCGTATCATGCATCGCGCGACAATTTTGGGTGATCGTCCATTTGGCCCTGACATTACGCAACAGCAAAAACACTAA
- a CDS encoding ABC transporter ATP-binding protein, with the protein MNIMAPAQTLSTKNTAPVVQVRGLSRRYGKGPVILDHLDLEIRAGEFIALLGRSGSGKSTLLRTLAGLDAVTEGAVTRPKEVAVVFQESRLLPWKRVWQNVLLGVGKNAVREEDAHQVLQEVGLSHRAAAWPLTLSGGEAQRAALARALVRNPSFLMLDEPFAALDALTRIRMQQLVARLWAKHKSAVLLVTHDVDEALMLADRVVVLESGRIHTEISVPLERPRRHANPVFEDLRRILLSALGVTPD; encoded by the coding sequence ATGAATATTATGGCACCAGCGCAAACACTTTCCACAAAAAATACAGCACCTGTGGTGCAGGTACGTGGTTTAAGCCGAAGATACGGGAAAGGCCCGGTTATTCTAGATCATCTTGATTTGGAAATAAGGGCAGGAGAGTTTATTGCACTTCTTGGCCGCAGTGGATCGGGTAAATCTACTTTATTGCGTACATTGGCTGGGTTGGATGCGGTAACAGAAGGTGCAGTCACGCGTCCAAAAGAAGTTGCTGTTGTTTTTCAGGAAAGTCGTTTGCTGCCATGGAAACGTGTTTGGCAGAATGTTTTGTTGGGTGTGGGCAAAAATGCTGTTCGTGAGGAAGATGCCCATCAAGTGCTGCAAGAAGTAGGGCTTTCTCATCGTGCAGCGGCATGGCCACTTACTCTTTCTGGGGGGGAGGCACAGCGAGCCGCTCTTGCACGGGCATTGGTGCGTAATCCAAGTTTTCTTATGCTGGATGAGCCTTTTGCCGCATTGGATGCTTTAACACGCATACGTATGCAACAACTGGTGGCCCGCTTGTGGGCAAAGCATAAAAGCGCGGTGTTATTAGTAACGCATGATGTGGATGAAGCCTTAATGTTGGCAGATCGCGTTGTGGTGTTGGAATCTGGTCGTATCCACACGGAAATATCCGTTCCGCTGGAACGCCCCAGGCGGCATGCAAACCCTGTATTTGAAGATCTTAGGCGCATTTTATTATCCGCTTTGGGCGTAACACCAGACTGA
- a CDS encoding TonB-dependent receptor encodes MSAFRNQALVSAADRSSFDLLTRRFLFCSAVLILASCWLEKTASARTNAETQNVTGGKHRTPHAAKQQGAAHARKSAAVSAVESVHSEAVSVHGAISTSRKQILKRQNDPVSVTTVTEKDLQTHQITNLPQATSLLPSVSLQVSNPRNTAINIRGLGNFSSTAQDGLENGAAVYIDGVYQTRPGAVLGDISDLAGIEVLKGPQATRGGIDNDSGTINITTLAPSFKRQYTVTGDYGSYNTANVRVRATGAVGNSDKVAYSLSGFSMNRDGYVKNVTTNRYYQDYHTLGAKAQLLAKPTEGLTIRLIGDYTHLRESCCITPMTTTLSNYSNGEAISGNYWDRAAYAGAEPVPKHGVRDMLVSGPASGSQAVDQETYGVSLNVGYQLPNQWKLENIASWRNWFWYPHNALSDGAGNTPGLQLWSADNNQVYEQNATEELRISSPENRRYQVTGGVFYMYEEVPDYIHNTITAQGAKYLGYGYSPDIYNAALNGASQLAHDNPVTNEVAGYVRGKYKITSKLEVEGGFRYSFVSKSGGYSSRIVNSAIPAMAADVFGAPVSYHATHREHEPSGSLSVVYRLNENHMLYATYSRGVRNGGINLVNLNITEGANPDVKPEINDMFEFGLKNTFLHKRLFVNATAFWNNVHNYITSASYYTSGGTTISYLTNAKHVISRGFELDARGVIIPGLEGRISASYTDAFYASFNNATHPLESSNIGGLYSLTGNQVPLNSKWNLSTGLEYTVPIKNIGGTKNPFWSKLLFYVGADYRYRSQYYAEPSESRYTRIKPYGILDAHVGIRPESGKWDLSFWGHNMLDKRYFVTMTSLSAGAVFYGQLGDPAMFGGEFTYRM; translated from the coding sequence ATGAGTGCATTCAGAAATCAGGCCTTGGTGTCTGCGGCAGATAGATCATCGTTTGATCTTCTTACACGCCGTTTTCTGTTTTGTTCTGCCGTGCTTATTTTGGCTTCATGCTGGTTGGAAAAAACGGCATCTGCACGCACAAATGCAGAAACTCAGAATGTAACAGGCGGTAAACATCGCACGCCACATGCAGCTAAGCAGCAAGGCGCGGCGCATGCCCGTAAATCTGCAGCAGTTAGCGCTGTAGAATCTGTGCATTCAGAGGCAGTGAGTGTGCATGGTGCTATCAGTACAAGTCGAAAACAAATTTTGAAACGGCAGAACGATCCTGTATCTGTTACAACAGTTACAGAAAAAGACTTGCAAACACATCAGATTACCAATCTGCCGCAGGCTACAAGCCTTTTGCCATCTGTTTCATTGCAAGTATCTAATCCACGCAATACCGCTATAAATATTCGTGGATTAGGTAATTTTAGCTCTACTGCACAAGATGGGCTGGAAAATGGTGCTGCAGTGTATATTGATGGGGTCTATCAAACACGCCCCGGTGCAGTGCTGGGGGATATTAGTGATCTAGCAGGAATAGAAGTGCTTAAAGGGCCACAGGCTACGCGCGGTGGTATAGATAATGATAGCGGAACCATAAATATAACAACATTGGCACCATCTTTTAAAAGACAATACACAGTAACGGGTGATTATGGCAGCTACAATACAGCTAATGTTCGTGTGCGTGCCACTGGTGCAGTAGGAAATAGTGATAAGGTTGCTTACAGCCTGTCAGGTTTTTCCATGAACCGTGATGGGTATGTTAAAAACGTTACAACCAATAGGTATTACCAAGACTATCACACTTTGGGTGCAAAAGCTCAGCTATTGGCTAAACCAACAGAAGGGCTTACAATTCGCCTTATTGGTGATTACACGCATCTACGGGAAAGTTGCTGCATCACCCCCATGACAACTACTTTAAGCAACTATTCTAATGGAGAGGCTATTTCTGGAAATTACTGGGATCGTGCAGCATATGCTGGGGCTGAGCCCGTACCCAAACATGGTGTGCGGGATATGTTGGTTAGCGGCCCTGCAAGTGGCAGCCAGGCCGTAGATCAGGAAACATATGGTGTTTCCTTGAATGTTGGTTACCAACTTCCTAATCAGTGGAAGCTTGAAAATATAGCTTCATGGCGTAACTGGTTTTGGTATCCACATAATGCTCTTTCTGATGGCGCGGGAAATACGCCGGGTTTACAGCTTTGGTCTGCGGACAATAATCAGGTCTATGAGCAGAATGCTACGGAAGAACTGCGCATTTCTTCTCCGGAAAATCGTCGTTATCAAGTAACTGGCGGCGTGTTTTATATGTATGAGGAGGTGCCAGATTATATTCACAATACGATAACAGCGCAGGGGGCCAAATATCTTGGTTACGGCTATAGCCCGGATATTTATAACGCAGCCTTAAACGGGGCAAGCCAACTTGCACATGATAACCCTGTTACAAACGAGGTTGCAGGATATGTACGTGGAAAATACAAAATCACTTCCAAACTGGAAGTAGAAGGGGGCTTTAGATACTCCTTTGTAAGTAAATCAGGCGGATATTCATCCCGCATTGTTAATTCTGCCATTCCGGCTATGGCGGCCGATGTGTTTGGGGCGCCTGTGTCTTATCATGCTACGCATCGTGAACATGAGCCGAGCGGGAGCTTGAGTGTTGTTTATCGTTTAAATGAAAACCACATGCTTTATGCCACGTATAGTCGTGGTGTACGTAATGGCGGCATTAACCTGGTAAACTTGAATATTACAGAAGGTGCAAACCCAGACGTTAAACCAGAAATAAATGATATGTTTGAGTTTGGGTTAAAAAACACATTTTTGCACAAGCGACTTTTTGTAAATGCAACAGCATTTTGGAATAATGTGCATAATTATATTACAAGTGCATCTTACTATACATCTGGCGGCACAACAATTTCTTATCTAACAAACGCCAAGCACGTTATATCTCGTGGTTTTGAGTTGGATGCACGCGGTGTGATTATTCCTGGCTTGGAAGGAAGAATTTCAGCTTCCTATACAGATGCCTTCTATGCGTCTTTTAATAATGCAACGCATCCCTTGGAATCATCCAACATTGGTGGATTGTACAGCCTGACAGGCAACCAAGTTCCGCTGAATTCCAAATGGAATCTGTCAACAGGTTTGGAATATACTGTGCCCATCAAGAATATTGGTGGCACAAAGAACCCATTCTGGAGCAAGTTACTGTTTTATGTTGGGGCAGATTATAGATATCGGTCACAATATTATGCAGAACCTTCTGAATCTCGATACACACGTATCAAGCCATACGGCATATTGGATGCTCATGTTGGTATTCGTCCAGAATCCGGCAAATGGGATTTGAGTTTCTGGGGGCATAATATGCTGGATAAGCGGTATTTTGTAACCATGACCTCTCTATCCGCCGGAGCTGTTTTTTATGGTCAGCTCGGTGATCCAGCCATGTTTGGCGGCGAATTCACTTACAGAATGTAA
- a CDS encoding PepSY-associated TM helix domain-containing protein produces MKQDFRRSMGWLHTWAGVVLGSILFAIFWMGTLSVFDSEIDLWMKPATRLPPATSILPLESFRPSLNKAISAKAAFWNVTLPNDRDAVIHTHYGTRQKTISADIDPVTGHELPDAGTLGATEFIFPFHYTLNLGLMNVGEWLVGVATMAMLALCVTGVIIHRKIFVDFFTFRPRAKPRRMLLDLHNVTGVLGLPFHIILAFSGLVILGGTYFSTAVNAVYPNARAYFFDSNGLSFLSVKHGKPGAPVASLDEAAKHARALWGGEQPHLVLVTNPGMTTSRIAFFRGNENQVVIDRDVIAFEGSTGKFLSRSPRLNPVMRVQRFLSGVHLIEFHHWVLRWIYFLLGLGSCVLIGTGFLFWLEARRKRQGEQVGFRLVEGIAAGSITGIILATLAFFVANRLLPLGTHVFGLERASLEVCVFYSVWLGACIHGLVWPQRVWIIQCAAIGFLALSAAVLNWITTGDHLLRTLSHSYLWPVGGMDAVLLAGATLALLMVVILSRRSRKKALLTRTPLVETM; encoded by the coding sequence ATGAAGCAAGATTTCCGCCGATCCATGGGGTGGCTACACACTTGGGCGGGCGTCGTGCTGGGGAGTATTCTTTTCGCAATCTTCTGGATGGGAACACTGTCGGTTTTTGATAGTGAGATTGATCTTTGGATGAAGCCGGCTACACGTCTGCCTCCGGCTACCAGCATCTTGCCACTTGAGAGTTTTCGTCCATCCCTCAATAAAGCAATTTCCGCAAAAGCTGCGTTTTGGAACGTGACTCTACCGAATGACCGAGATGCAGTTATTCACACACATTATGGCACCAGACAAAAAACCATCAGTGCTGACATTGACCCAGTAACAGGCCATGAACTGCCGGATGCAGGAACATTAGGTGCAACCGAATTTATTTTTCCATTCCACTATACACTCAATCTTGGCCTCATGAACGTAGGGGAATGGTTGGTAGGGGTGGCCACTATGGCCATGCTTGCCCTATGCGTTACCGGCGTAATTATCCATCGCAAGATATTTGTGGATTTTTTTACGTTCCGACCGCGTGCCAAGCCACGGCGTATGTTGCTGGATCTTCACAATGTTACGGGCGTGCTCGGGCTGCCCTTTCATATCATTCTGGCGTTTTCCGGACTGGTTATTTTAGGCGGAACTTATTTTTCAACTGCTGTGAATGCCGTTTACCCAAATGCGCGTGCCTACTTTTTTGATTCAAATGGCCTTTCATTTCTATCTGTAAAACACGGAAAACCTGGTGCACCAGTTGCTTCACTAGATGAAGCAGCTAAGCATGCCCGTGCGCTATGGGGCGGAGAGCAGCCTCATCTGGTTCTTGTCACAAACCCCGGTATGACGACGAGCCGGATTGCTTTTTTTCGGGGCAATGAAAATCAGGTGGTTATTGATAGAGATGTCATAGCGTTTGAAGGCTCAACCGGTAAATTTCTTTCCCGATCACCACGCTTAAACCCTGTTATGCGGGTGCAGCGTTTTCTGAGTGGTGTGCATCTTATTGAGTTTCATCATTGGGTGTTACGGTGGATTTACTTCCTGCTTGGGCTGGGGAGTTGTGTGCTGATTGGAACCGGCTTTCTGTTCTGGTTGGAGGCAAGGCGAAAGCGGCAAGGTGAGCAGGTTGGTTTCCGTTTGGTAGAAGGCATAGCGGCGGGGTCTATCACCGGGATTATCCTTGCAACGTTGGCATTTTTTGTTGCCAATCGCTTGTTGCCACTGGGTACACATGTTTTTGGGTTAGAGCGTGCATCGCTTGAAGTTTGTGTTTTCTATAGCGTCTGGCTGGGAGCATGTATTCATGGTTTGGTCTGGCCGCAGCGTGTGTGGATCATACAGTGTGCTGCTATCGGTTTTCTGGCGCTTTCAGCCGCTGTATTAAATTGGATCACAACAGGTGATCACTTGTTACGCACGTTGTCTCATTCATACCTATGGCCTGTGGGTGGAATGGATGCAGTGCTACTGGCTGGCGCCACGTTGGCTTTGCTGATGGTAGTCATTCTATCTCGGCGGTCACGAAAAAAAGCGCTCTTAACACGCACTCCTCTGGTGGAGACGATGTAA
- a CDS encoding ABC transporter permease: MLRKGLGYFSRYFSLILLVAIWQGVCSAGLISSHVLASPLAVVLTAETLVRDGTLPKNLVVSLVRAASGLSLAVIIGVVLALVSGLSRMGEEVVDGPMQIFRTLPALALVPLFILWFGIGETPKILLVAFGAAFPIYLNLHKGIRGVDVRLLEMGKTLGLSHSKVVRDIILPSALPDFIVGLRFAVGISWLMLVVAEQVNAESGIGHMMMDAEDFLRTDVILVGLAVYGFLGLMSDQIVRYIERFFLIWSLDKNREVS, from the coding sequence ATGTTGCGCAAAGGTCTAGGGTATTTTTCACGCTACTTTTCTCTCATACTTTTGGTGGCTATATGGCAAGGTGTCTGTTCGGCAGGGCTTATTTCTTCTCATGTTCTGGCTTCGCCCCTTGCTGTTGTGCTTACAGCGGAAACGCTTGTAAGAGATGGAACTTTACCTAAAAACCTCGTGGTTTCTTTGGTGCGAGCAGCCAGTGGTCTTTCCTTGGCTGTTATCATAGGCGTTGTTCTTGCTCTGGTTTCTGGCCTGTCCCGTATGGGGGAAGAGGTTGTTGATGGGCCTATGCAAATTTTTCGCACTTTGCCAGCCCTAGCGCTTGTACCTTTGTTTATCCTCTGGTTTGGTATTGGAGAAACCCCCAAGATTCTTCTCGTGGCGTTTGGGGCTGCTTTTCCAATTTACCTTAATTTGCATAAAGGCATTCGCGGCGTGGATGTACGCCTATTGGAAATGGGTAAAACGCTTGGTCTTTCCCATTCAAAAGTGGTGCGTGACATCATTCTGCCAAGTGCATTGCCAGATTTTATAGTGGGATTGCGGTTTGCTGTTGGCATTTCATGGTTGATGTTGGTGGTGGCAGAGCAAGTAAATGCTGAAAGCGGAATTGGCCATATGATGATGGACGCAGAGGATTTTTTAAGGACAGACGTTATTCTTGTCGGGCTGGCAGTATATGGTTTTCTGGGGCTGATGTCTGATCAGATTGTTCGTTATATAGAAAGATTTTTTCTGATCTGGTCTCTAGATAAGAATAGAGAAGTATCATGA
- a CDS encoding lipase family protein, which produces MAWHMKKSTHKQKYLALHAAGIMAFCANVLTAPYAFSAEPLLPQRGVSVGDGGVSSFYVWQGPLNAAPGTILRAEPMEKGDRFPDAKSQYRILYISTDSITHHKVAVSGQVWLPKGKPPQKGWPLLLWAHGTVGLADHCATSWGKTGKNFPGYIATWLQNGFAVASSDYAGLGTPGFHYYLVHTTEAYNTLDIARAVVGKNYQIDNKIIIDGQSQGGGAAFSAGGEAVIYAPELQVKGTIATGLPYFSPHVPLGNSTSQSNTVDPNIAYMFYVARTAQQLDPSLKAESLFTPQAFSIYAQATNSCVDDLIAKVSAASLTDANTLLPGAIQRVLGVMMPYYIYSHLKLSAPLFVGTGLKDQDVNPVAQQALVQDSCAAGTVVENHIYPNKAHIETWLASSSDAIHFANHLLKGEKITSSCFSHSTQIKINPS; this is translated from the coding sequence GTGGCTTGGCATATGAAGAAATCTACACATAAGCAGAAATATTTAGCACTGCATGCTGCGGGTATAATGGCATTTTGCGCAAATGTTCTAACAGCACCATATGCATTTTCTGCAGAACCTTTGTTGCCACAGCGGGGTGTGAGTGTGGGTGATGGAGGTGTTTCCAGTTTTTATGTATGGCAAGGCCCATTAAATGCCGCGCCAGGTACCATCCTACGCGCAGAGCCAATGGAAAAAGGTGATCGTTTCCCTGATGCAAAAAGCCAATACCGCATTCTGTATATTTCAACAGATAGCATAACACATCATAAAGTTGCTGTTTCTGGCCAAGTTTGGCTACCAAAAGGAAAACCACCCCAGAAGGGTTGGCCGCTTTTGCTTTGGGCCCATGGTACTGTTGGTCTGGCTGACCATTGCGCAACATCATGGGGCAAAACGGGCAAGAATTTTCCGGGTTATATTGCTACGTGGTTACAGAATGGTTTTGCCGTGGCATCCAGTGATTATGCAGGTTTGGGCACTCCGGGGTTCCATTACTATCTTGTTCATACAACGGAAGCCTACAATACGTTAGATATAGCGCGTGCTGTTGTTGGAAAAAACTATCAGATCGACAACAAGATTATTATCGATGGTCAATCTCAAGGAGGGGGGGCTGCATTTTCTGCCGGGGGAGAAGCGGTAATATATGCGCCCGAGTTGCAAGTAAAAGGTACTATTGCAACAGGGCTTCCATATTTTTCGCCTCATGTGCCTTTGGGTAACTCTACGTCTCAGTCTAATACCGTAGATCCTAATATCGCATATATGTTCTATGTAGCACGTACAGCGCAACAATTGGACCCTAGCCTAAAGGCGGAAAGTCTTTTTACGCCGCAAGCATTCTCCATTTATGCACAAGCAACCAATAGTTGCGTGGATGACCTGATAGCCAAGGTTTCTGCGGCAAGCTTAACAGATGCCAATACTCTGCTGCCCGGCGCAATCCAGCGTGTTCTTGGGGTTATGATGCCGTATTATATTTACTCACATCTTAAATTATCAGCCCCATTATTTGTAGGTACTGGCTTAAAGGATCAAGATGTTAATCCGGTGGCACAGCAAGCTTTAGTACAGGATAGCTGTGCGGCTGGTACTGTGGTGGAAAACCATATTTACCCAAATAAAGCACATATTGAAACGTGGTTAGCCTCTAGCTCAGATGCCATTCACTTTGCCAATCACCTTCTGAAGGGTGAAAAAATTACATCCTCATGTTTCTCGCATTCTACTCAAATAAAAATAAACCCTTCGTAA
- a CDS encoding FecR family protein, whose protein sequence is MDENQEAEAQAIDWSLLLNEEPDDQALRREFEKWLSEKPAHAMAWKQVSAISDIIRSAPPDRQIDPVRPMVFQARIQALVFFLQKRWRLLSGGGVVAAAFCAALLLMVPDLITRLLADQYAPTGTIRTLHLADGSDVVLAPRSAISIRISAQERHINLMQGEAFFTVHHDNSRPFVVQAGKVRAQDIGTAFDIQIAHHETTVQVRDGVVHVSAPTTPQTYEHDLHGGEWVRVSDTDIGSGTLSPEAIGAWQEGVLIARNDGVGDMITALRPWSGKRIVVMNHTLLSRRVTGVYDLRKPDAALRLLVSPIQGKIVPVTPWANLVVSP, encoded by the coding sequence ATGGATGAAAATCAGGAGGCTGAGGCACAAGCTATCGACTGGTCTCTCCTTTTGAACGAGGAGCCAGACGATCAGGCATTGCGGCGTGAATTTGAAAAGTGGCTGAGTGAGAAGCCTGCACATGCAATGGCATGGAAGCAGGTGTCTGCCATTTCGGATATTATCCGTTCGGCCCCGCCTGATCGACAGATTGATCCGGTCAGGCCTATGGTGTTTCAGGCACGTATTCAAGCTTTAGTGTTTTTTCTGCAAAAACGGTGGAGGCTGCTGTCTGGCGGTGGGGTGGTTGCGGCTGCATTCTGCGCAGCCTTGTTGCTGATGGTTCCTGATTTGATAACACGGTTACTGGCAGATCAGTATGCACCAACCGGTACAATCCGGACGCTTCATCTTGCAGATGGAAGTGATGTTGTGCTTGCGCCGCGTTCGGCAATTTCGATCCGGATCTCTGCACAGGAACGTCATATAAACCTCATGCAAGGCGAGGCGTTTTTTACTGTTCATCATGACAATAGCCGTCCTTTCGTCGTGCAAGCCGGAAAGGTGAGGGCGCAAGACATCGGTACCGCCTTTGATATCCAGATTGCTCATCACGAAACAACCGTGCAGGTGCGTGATGGTGTGGTGCATGTTTCAGCCCCCACCACACCACAGACATACGAGCACGATCTTCACGGCGGAGAATGGGTAAGGGTTTCAGACACTGATATTGGAAGCGGAACACTCTCTCCTGAAGCTATAGGGGCATGGCAAGAAGGAGTGTTGATCGCACGTAACGATGGAGTAGGTGATATGATCACAGCGCTTCGGCCGTGGAGCGGGAAGCGGATTGTGGTTATGAACCATACGTTGCTTAGTAGGCGGGTGACCGGAGTTTACGATCTGCGCAAGCCGGATGCTGCCTTGCGCCTGCTTGTTAGCCCTATCCAAGGAAAAATTGTGCCTGTTACACCGTGGGCCAATCTTGTTGTTTCTCCATAA
- a CDS encoding aliphatic sulfonate ABC transporter substrate-binding protein encodes MLSRRKFGKNALFQLAALSLASTLGSRAFAQQQTVRIGYQKYGTLALLKDQKFLEKALEPKGISVQWALFPAGPPLLQALIAGALDFGSAGDLPPIFAQASSPGSLIYVGHETPAGASEAIIVPQDSSITTIKDLKGKSIAVTRGSDAHWLLLATLKNNGLSLNDVKVSYLLPAAARPAFEGGKVDAWAIWDPYLSGISSPVRVLATGDDVQGGTEFYLAGKEFYQKNPELLHAITDAIAQCDIWMESHKAEVAAILARSTGLELDVVTRSISKIHYGYHPMTRPVIASQQHIADTFAAAGLLPSAPNVQDAAPEI; translated from the coding sequence ATGCTTTCACGACGTAAGTTTGGAAAAAATGCTTTATTTCAGTTGGCAGCACTATCGCTTGCGTCTACACTTGGCAGTAGAGCTTTCGCGCAGCAGCAAACTGTTCGTATTGGTTATCAGAAATACGGCACTCTTGCCTTACTCAAAGATCAGAAGTTTTTAGAAAAAGCACTAGAACCAAAAGGTATTTCTGTACAGTGGGCCTTATTTCCTGCCGGGCCTCCTCTTTTACAGGCTCTTATTGCAGGTGCCTTGGATTTTGGGAGCGCAGGCGATCTCCCTCCTATTTTTGCTCAGGCCAGTTCGCCGGGGTCTCTGATATATGTCGGGCATGAAACACCAGCAGGAGCAAGTGAGGCAATTATTGTGCCTCAGGATAGCTCAATTACCACTATAAAGGATCTAAAAGGTAAAAGCATTGCGGTTACGCGTGGTTCAGATGCTCATTGGCTTTTATTGGCTACACTTAAAAACAATGGTTTGAGCTTAAATGATGTGAAAGTTTCGTACTTATTGCCTGCTGCTGCACGCCCGGCGTTTGAAGGCGGAAAAGTGGATGCATGGGCAATATGGGATCCATATCTCTCAGGTATCAGCAGTCCGGTACGCGTGTTAGCAACTGGGGATGATGTTCAGGGTGGAACGGAATTCTATCTTGCAGGAAAGGAATTTTATCAAAAAAATCCAGAGCTTTTGCATGCTATTACAGATGCCATAGCGCAATGTGATATATGGATGGAATCTCATAAAGCAGAAGTCGCCGCTATTCTGGCACGTAGCACGGGGCTGGAATTGGATGTAGTAACGCGTTCCATTTCCAAAATACATTATGGATATCACCCAATGACACGTCCAGTTATAGCAAGTCAGCAGCATATTGCTGATACGTTTGCAGCAGCAGGCCTGTTACCATCTGCTCCGAATGTGCAGGATGCCGCTCCTGAAATCTGA
- a CDS encoding RNA polymerase sigma factor yields MESDPLSHRLYATHRHTLVSYARRLCGDKGIAEDLVHDAWLLFHRQNNAEILAPLSYLKTIIRNLLFDRRRRSTFESTTDAPFEQAIGNVEVTSASPEQDVAARQIMSRVMDTIDAMPERQRKAIRMYHFDGMKLREIAQELDISVALVHKLIADGVKICMQIRKEEL; encoded by the coding sequence TTGGAGTCCGACCCTCTATCGCATAGGCTGTATGCAACACACAGACATACGCTGGTATCATATGCGCGCCGTTTGTGTGGCGATAAAGGGATAGCCGAAGATCTGGTGCATGATGCATGGCTTCTGTTCCACCGGCAGAATAATGCGGAAATATTGGCGCCTCTAAGTTACCTTAAAACAATCATCCGTAATTTGCTGTTTGATCGGCGGAGGCGTAGCACGTTTGAAAGCACGACAGATGCACCGTTTGAGCAGGCAATAGGCAATGTCGAGGTCACCTCAGCGTCTCCCGAGCAGGATGTTGCTGCGCGTCAGATCATGAGCCGCGTAATGGATACCATTGATGCCATGCCGGAAAGGCAACGTAAAGCAATCAGGATGTATCATTTTGATGGCATGAAACTTAGGGAAATAGCTCAAGAACTCGATATTTCTGTTGCTCTTGTGCATAAACTCATTGCCGATGGCGTAAAAATCTGCATGCAAATACGTAAGGAAGAACTGTAG
- a CDS encoding DUF3325 domain-containing protein, with protein MAAFLFSFALELVLFVAFALLALTQFQHRRATGVPELRSHRRKAQIRGGAVVLLVLTLVIAVGNEGGGFGFLLWVDLVSFAACNVAFVLGWWPGILRPLAKLLSNPHSLFERTENQVSK; from the coding sequence ATGGCGGCGTTTCTGTTTTCTTTTGCTCTCGAATTAGTGCTGTTCGTGGCTTTTGCTCTGCTGGCGCTCACGCAATTCCAGCATCGCCGTGCAACTGGTGTCCCAGAACTACGCTCTCATCGTCGTAAGGCACAAATTCGGGGCGGGGCGGTGGTTCTTCTAGTTCTTACATTGGTCATTGCAGTTGGAAACGAAGGCGGTGGATTTGGCTTTCTGCTGTGGGTTGATTTGGTATCGTTTGCAGCTTGTAATGTTGCATTTGTCTTGGGTTGGTGGCCTGGTATTTTAAGACCATTGGCGAAATTATTGTCGAACCCACATTCTCTTTTCGAGAGAACAGAAAATCAGGTTTCAAAATAA